The Diospyros lotus chloroplast, complete genome genome has a window encoding:
- the ndhF gene encoding NADH-plastoquinone oxidoreductase subunit 5, whose amino-acid sequence MEHISQYAWIIPFVPLPVPVLIGVGLLLFPRATKNLRRMWAFQSVLLLSIAMVLSIGLSIQQINSSSIYQYVWSWIINNDFSFEFGYLIDPLTSIMSILITTVGIMVLVYSDNYMSHDQGYLRFFAYMSFFSTSMLGLVTSSNLIQIYIFWELVGMCSYLLIGFWFTRPVAANACQKAFVTNRVGDFGLLLGILGFYWITGSFEFRDLFEIFNNLIYNNEVNVLFVIFCALLLFAGAVAKSAQFPLHVWLPDAMEGPTPISALIHAATMVAAGIFLVARLLPLFIVIPYIMHFISLIGIITVFLGATLALAQKDIKRGLAYSTMSQLGYMMLALGMGSYRTALFHLITHAYSKALLFLGSGSVIHSMETIVGYSPDKSQNMVLMGGLTKHVPITKTSFLLGTLSLCGIPPLACFWSKDEILNDSWLYSPIFAIIAWFTAGLTAFYMFRIYLLTFEGHLNVHFQNYSGKKSTSFYSISLWGKEGSKTIKKSVHLLTLLRMNNNESTSSLKKKTYRMGKNVKKMKRPSITITHFGNKNTYSYPYESDNTMLFPLLVLALFTLFVGSIGIPFNHEGMHLDILSKWLTPSINLLHKNSENSLDWYEFLKDAIFSVSIGYFGIFISLFLYKPFYSSLQNLDLINSFVKIGFKRIIWDKIINIIYDWSFHRGYIDAFYETSLTRWIRGLAELTHFFDRRVIDGITNGVGVMSFFVGEGIKYVGGGRISSYLFLYLSYVSVFLVIYYLFYLFSFYIPF is encoded by the coding sequence ATGGAACATATATCTCAATATGCGTGGATCATACCTTTTGTTCCACTTCCAGTTCCTGTGTTAATAGGAGTGGGACTTCTTCTTTTTCCAAGGGCAACAAAAAATCTTCGTCGTATGTGGGCTTTTCAGAGTGTTTTATTGTTAAGTATAGCCATGGTTTTGTCGATCGGTTTGTCTATTCAGCAAATAAATAGCAGTTCGATATATCAATATGTATGGTCTTGGATCATCAATAATGATTTTTCTTTCGAATTTGGCTATTTGATCGATCCACTTACTTCTATTATGTCAATATTAATTACTACTGTTGGAATTATGGTTCTTGTTTATAGTGATAATTATATGTCTCATGATCAAGGATATTTGAGATTTTTTGCTTATATGAGTTTTTTCAGTACTTCCATGTTGGGATTAGTTACTAGTTCTAATTTGATACAAATTTATATTTTTTGGGAATTAGTTGGAATGTGTTCGTATTTATTAATAGGCTTTTGGTTTACGCGGCCTGTTGCCGCAAATGCTTGTCAAAAAGCGTTTGTAACCAATCGAGTAGGAGATTTTGGTTTATTATTAGGAATTTTAGGTTTTTATTGGATAACAGGCAGTTTCGAATTTCGGGATTTATTCGAAATATTTAATAACTTGATTTATAATAATGAGGTTAATGTTTTATTTGTTATTTTTTGTGCCCTTCTATTATTTGCCGGTGCAGTTGCTAAATCTGCACAATTCCCTCTTCATGTATGGTTACCTGATGCCATGGAGGGTCCTACTCCTATTTCGGCTCTTATACATGCTGCTACTATGGTAGCAGCGGGAATTTTTCTTGTAGCCCGGCTTCTTCCTCTTTTCATAGTTATACCTTATATAATGCATTTCATCTCTTTGATAGGTATAATAACAGTATTTTTAGGAGCTACTTTAGCTCTTGCTCAAAAAGACATTAAGAGAGGTTTAGCCTATTCTACAATGTCTCAATTGGGGTATATGATGTTAGCTCTAGGTATGGGGTCTTATCGAACTGCTTTATTTCATTTAATTACTCATGCTTATTCAAAAGCATTATTATTTTTAGGATCTGGATCAGTTATTCATTCAATGGAAACTATTGTTGGATATTCTCCAGATAAAAGTCAGAATATGGTTCTTATGGGGGGTTTAACAAAACATGTGCCAATTACAAAAACTTCTTTTTTATTAGGTACACTTTCTCTTTGTGGTATTCCACCCCTTGCTTGTTTTTGGTCCAAAGATGAGATTCTTAATGATAGTTGGTTGTATTCACCGATTTTCGCAATAATAGCTTGGTTCACAGCAGGATTAACTGCATTTTATATGTTTCGGATCTATTTACTTACCTTTGAGGGACATTTAAATGTTCATTTTCAAAATTACAGTGGCAAAAAAAGTACCTCGTTCTACTCAATCTCTCTATGGGGTAAAGAAGGGTCGAAAACAATTAAAAAAAGTGTTCATTTATTAACCTTATTAAGAATGAATAATAATGAAAGTACTTCTTCTTTGAAAAAGAAGACATATCGAATGGGTAAGAATGTAAAAAAGATGAAACGACCTTCTATTACTATTACTCATTTTGGCAATAAGAACACTTATTCATATCCTTATGAATCAGATAATACTATGTTATTTCCTCTACTTGTATTGGCCCTATTTACTTTGTTTGTTGGATCTATAGGAATTCCTTTCAATCATGAAGGAATGCATTTGGATATATTATCCAAATGGTTAACTCCATCTATAAATCTTTTACATAAGAATTCGGAAAATTCTCTGGATTGGTATGAATTTCTAAAAGATGCAATTTTTTCAGTCAGTATAGGCTATTTCGGAATATTTATATCACTCTTTTTATATAAGCCTTTTTATTCATCTTTGCAAAATTTAGATTTAATTAATTCGTTTGTTAAGATAGGCTTTAAAAGAATTATTTGGGACAAAATAATAAATATCATATATGATTGGTCATTTCATCGTGGTTACATAGATGCTTTTTATGAAACATCCTTAACTAGATGGATAAGAGGATTAGCGGAATTAACTCATTTTTTTGATAGACGAGTAATTGATGGAATTACGAATGGAGTTGGTGTTATGAGTTTCTTTGTAGGAGAAGGCATTAAATATGTAGGGGGGGGGCGTATCTCTTCTTATCTTTTCTTGTATTTATCTTATGTATCAGTCTTTTTAGTAATTTACTACTTATTTTACTTATTTTCTTTTTATATTCCCTTTTAA
- the rpl32 gene encoding ribosomal protein L32 — MAVPKKRTSLSKKRIRKNIWKRKGYWASLKALSLGKSLSTGNSKSFFVQQTNK, encoded by the coding sequence ATGGCAGTTCCAAAAAAGCGTACTTCTCTATCAAAAAAGCGTATTCGTAAAAATATTTGGAAAAGGAAAGGATATTGGGCATCCTTAAAAGCTCTTTCGTTAGGGAAATCTCTTTCGACCGGAAATTCAAAAAGTTTTTTTGTGCAACAAACAAATAAATAA
- the ccsA gene encoding cytochrome c heme attachment protein, which produces MIFLTLEHILTHISFSIVSIVITIHLITLLVDEIVKLYDSSEKGMIATFFCITGLLVTRWIYSGHFPLSNLYESLIFLSWSFSIIHIVPYFKKKKNYLSAITAPSAIFTQGFTTSGLLTEIHQSEILVPALQSEWLIMHVSMMVLGYAALLCGSLLSVALLVITFRKDIKIFSKSNHLLTESFSFDKIQYINERSNLFGNTSFFSAKNYYRSQLIQQLDHWSYRVISIGFIFLTIGILSGAVWANEAWGSYWNWDPKEIWAFITWTVFAIYLHTRTNRKLTPANSAIVASIGFLIIWICYFGVNLLGIGLHSYGSFTLMSN; this is translated from the coding sequence ATGATATTTTTAACTTTAGAACATATATTAACTCATATTTCCTTTTCGATCGTTTCAATTGTAATTACAATTCATTTAATAACCTTATTAGTCGATGAAATAGTAAAACTATATGATTCGTCAGAAAAGGGCATGATAGCTACTTTTTTCTGTATAACAGGATTATTAGTTACTCGTTGGATTTATTCGGGCCATTTTCCATTAAGTAATTTATATGAATCATTAATCTTCCTTTCATGGAGTTTCTCCATTATTCATATCGTTCCGTATTTCAAAAAAAAGAAAAATTATTTAAGTGCAATAACGGCGCCAAGTGCTATTTTTACACAAGGCTTTACTACTTCGGGTCTTTTAACTGAAATACATCAATCCGAAATATTAGTACCTGCTCTCCAATCCGAGTGGTTAATAATGCACGTAAGTATGATGGTATTGGGTTATGCGGCTCTTTTATGCGGATCATTATTATCAGTAGCACTTCTAGTCATTACATTTCGAAAAGACATAAAGATTTTTTCTAAAAGCAATCATTTATTAACTGAGTCTTTTTCTTTTGACAAAATCCAATACATAAATGAAAGAAGCAATCTTTTTGGAAATACTTCTTTTTTTTCGGCTAAGAATTATTACAGGTCCCAATTGATTCAACAATTGGATCATTGGAGTTATCGTGTTATTAGTATAGGGTTTATCTTTTTAACCATAGGTATCCTTTCGGGAGCAGTATGGGCTAATGAAGCATGGGGATCATATTGGAATTGGGACCCAAAGGAAATTTGGGCATTTATTACTTGGACCGTATTCGCGATTTATTTACATACTCGAACAAATAGAAAATTGACTCCTGCAAATTCTGCAATTGTGGCTTCGATAGGCTTTCTTATAATTTGGATATGCTACTTTGGGGTCAATCTTTTAGGAATAGGACTACATAGTTATGGTTCCTTTACATTAATGTCTAATTAA
- the ndhD gene encoding NADH-plastoquinone oxidoreductase subunit 4: MNYFPWLTIIVVFPIFAGSLIFFLPHRGNRAIRWYTICICILELLLTTYVFCYHFQSDDPLIQLVEDYKWINFFDFHWRLGIDGLSIGPILLTGFITTLATLAAWPVTRDSRLFHFLMLAMYSGQIGLFSSRDLLLFFIMWEFELIPVYLLLSMWGGKKRLYSATKFILYTAGGSVFLLMGVLGVGLYSSNEPILNFETLANQSYPVALEIIFYIGFFIAFAVKLPIIPLHTWLPDTHGEAHYSTCMLLAGILLKMGAYGLVRINMELLPHAHSIFSPWLIIVGTMQIIYAASTSPGQRNLKKRIAYSSVSHMGFIMIGIGSITDTGLNGAILQIISHGFIGAALFFLAGTSYDRIRLAYLDEMGGIAISMPKIFTMFSSLSMASLALPGMSGFVAELIVFFGIITSQKYLLMPKILITFVMAIGMILTPIYLLSMSRQMFYGYKLFNAPNSYFFDSGPRELFVSISIFLPVLGIGIYPDFVLSLSVDKVEVILSNFFYR, encoded by the coding sequence ACGAATTATTTTCCTTGGTTAACAATAATTGTAGTTTTTCCAATATTTGCGGGTTCTTTAATTTTCTTCCTTCCCCATAGAGGAAATAGGGCCATTCGTTGGTATACTATTTGTATATGTATATTAGAGCTCCTTCTAACAACCTATGTATTCTGTTATCATTTCCAATCGGACGATCCATTAATCCAACTAGTCGAAGACTATAAATGGATCAATTTTTTTGATTTCCACTGGAGATTAGGAATAGATGGACTTTCTATAGGACCCATTTTATTGACGGGATTCATCACTACTTTAGCTACTTTAGCGGCTTGGCCCGTTACTCGAGATTCTCGATTATTCCATTTCTTGATGTTAGCAATGTACAGCGGTCAAATAGGGTTATTTTCTTCTCGAGACCTTTTACTGTTTTTCATCATGTGGGAGTTCGAATTAATTCCTGTTTATTTACTTCTCTCCATGTGGGGAGGAAAGAAACGTCTGTACTCGGCTACAAAATTCATTTTGTACACTGCAGGAGGTTCTGTTTTTCTCTTAATGGGAGTTCTGGGTGTCGGCTTATATAGTTCTAATGAACCAATATTAAATTTTGAAACGTTAGCTAATCAATCGTATCCTGTGGCATTAGAAATAATATTCTATATTGGATTTTTTATTGCTTTTGCTGTCAAATTGCCGATTATACCCCTACATACATGGTTACCAGATACCCATGGAGAAGCGCATTACAGTACTTGTATGCTTCTAGCTGGAATCTTATTAAAAATGGGGGCATATGGCTTGGTTCGGATTAATATGGAATTATTACCTCACGCTCATTCTATATTTTCTCCTTGGTTAATAATAGTAGGCACAATGCAAATAATCTATGCAGCTTCAACATCTCCTGGTCAACGTAATTTAAAAAAAAGAATAGCATATTCCTCTGTATCTCATATGGGTTTCATAATGATAGGAATTGGTTCAATAACCGATACGGGACTCAATGGAGCTATTTTACAAATAATCTCTCATGGATTTATTGGTGCTGCACTTTTTTTCTTGGCAGGAACGAGTTATGATAGAATACGTCTTGCTTATCTCGATGAAATGGGCGGAATAGCTATCTCAATGCCAAAAATATTCACGATGTTCAGTAGCCTTTCAATGGCTTCTCTTGCCTTACCGGGTATGAGTGGTTTTGTTGCAGAATTGATAGTATTTTTTGGAATAATTACCAGCCAAAAATATCTTTTAATGCCAAAAATACTAATTACTTTTGTAATGGCAATTGGAATGATATTAACTCCTATTTATTTATTATCTATGTCACGCCAAATGTTCTATGGATACAAGTTATTTAATGCTCCAAACTCTTATTTTTTTGATTCTGGACCGCGAGAGTTGTTTGTTTCGATCTCTATTTTTTTACCCGTACTAGGTATTGGTATTTACCCTGATTTCGTTCTTTCATTATCAGTTGATAAGGTCGAAGTTATTTTATCTAATTTTTTTTATAGATAG
- the psaC gene encoding photosystem I subunit VII, translated as MSHSVKIYDTCIGCTQCVRACPTDVLEMIPWDGCKAKQIASAPRTEDCVGCKRCESACPTDFLSVRVYLWHETTRSMGLAY; from the coding sequence ATGTCACATTCAGTAAAAATTTATGATACATGTATAGGGTGTACTCAATGTGTCCGAGCTTGCCCCACGGATGTATTAGAAATGATACCTTGGGACGGGTGTAAAGCTAAACAAATTGCTTCTGCTCCAAGAACGGAGGATTGTGTCGGTTGTAAGAGATGTGAATCCGCTTGTCCAACGGATTTCTTGAGTGTTCGAGTTTATTTATGGCATGAAACAACTCGCAGCATGGGTCTAGCTTATTGA
- the ndhE gene encoding NADH-plastoquinone oxidoreductase subunit 4L, protein MMLEHVLVLSAYLFSIGIYGLITSRNMVRALMCLELILNAVNINFVTFSDFFDNRQLKGTIFSIFVIAIAAAEAAIGLAIVSSIYRNRKSTRINQSNLLNK, encoded by the coding sequence ATGATGCTCGAACATGTACTTGTTTTGAGTGCCTATTTATTTTCTATCGGTATTTATGGATTGATTACAAGCCGAAACATGGTTAGAGCCCTTATGTGTCTTGAACTTATATTGAATGCAGTTAATATCAATTTTGTAACATTTTCTGATTTTTTTGATAACCGTCAATTAAAAGGAACTATTTTCTCAATTTTTGTTATAGCTATTGCAGCCGCTGAAGCGGCTATTGGGCTGGCTATTGTTTCGTCAATTTATCGCAACAGAAAATCAACTCGTATTAACCAATCAAATTTGTTGAATAAATAG
- the ndhG gene encoding NADH-plastoquinone oxidorectase subunit 6, with amino-acid sequence MDLPGPIHDFLLVFLGLGLILGSLGVILLTNPIYSAFSLGLVFVCISLFYILSNSHFVAAAQLLIYVGAINVLILFAVMFMNGSEYYKDFHLWTVGDGITSVVCTSIFVSLITTILDTSWYGIIWATRSNQMLEQDLISNSQQIGIHLSTDFFLPFELISIILLVALIGAIAVARQ; translated from the coding sequence ATGGATTTACCTGGACCAATACATGATTTTCTTTTAGTCTTCCTGGGATTGGGTCTTATATTAGGAAGTCTAGGAGTGATATTACTTACCAATCCAATTTATTCTGCCTTTTCATTGGGATTGGTTTTTGTTTGTATATCTTTATTCTATATTCTATCGAATTCCCATTTTGTCGCTGCTGCGCAGCTCCTTATTTATGTAGGAGCTATAAATGTTTTAATCCTATTTGCTGTGATGTTCATGAATGGTTCAGAATATTACAAAGATTTTCATCTTTGGACCGTTGGAGATGGAATTACTTCGGTAGTTTGTACAAGTATTTTTGTTTCACTAATTACTACTATTCTAGATACGTCCTGGTACGGGATTATTTGGGCTACAAGATCAAACCAGATGCTAGAGCAAGATTTGATAAGTAATAGTCAACAAATTGGTATTCATTTATCAACAGATTTTTTTCTTCCATTTGAACTCATTTCAATAATTCTTTTAGTTGCTTTAATAGGTGCAATCGCTGTAGCTCGTCAATAA
- the ndhI gene encoding NADH-plastoquinone oxidorectase subunit I, producing MFPMVTGFMNYGQQTVRAARYIGQSFMITLSHANRLPVTIQYPYEKLITSERFRGRIHFEFDKCIACEVCVRVCPIDLPVVDWKLETDIRKKRLLNYSIDFGICIFCGNCVEYCPTNCLSMTEEYELSTYDRHELNYNQIALGRLPMSIIDDYTIRTILNSPPIKNG from the coding sequence ATGTTCCCTATGGTAACTGGGTTCATGAATTATGGTCAACAAACAGTACGAGCTGCAAGATACATTGGTCAAAGTTTCATGATTACCTTATCCCACGCGAATCGTTTACCTGTAACTATTCAATACCCTTACGAAAAATTGATCACATCGGAGCGATTTCGGGGTCGAATCCACTTTGAATTTGATAAATGCATTGCTTGTGAAGTATGTGTTCGTGTATGTCCTATAGATCTACCTGTTGTTGATTGGAAATTGGAAACTGATATTCGAAAGAAACGATTGCTTAATTACAGTATTGATTTCGGAATCTGTATATTTTGTGGCAATTGCGTTGAATATTGTCCAACAAATTGTTTATCAATGACTGAAGAATATGAACTTTCCACTTATGATCGTCACGAATTGAATTATAATCAAATTGCTTTGGGTCGTTTACCAATGTCAATAATTGACGATTACACAATTCGAACAATTTTGAATTCGCCTCCAATCAAAAATGGATGA
- the ndhA gene encoding NADH-plastoquinone oxidoreductase subunit 1 — translation MIINTIEVQAINSFSRLGSLKEVYGIIWMFVPILTLVLGITIGVLVIVWLEREISAGIQQRIGPEYAGPLGILQALADGTKLLFKENLLPSRGDTRLFNIGPSIAVISILLSYSVIPFGYRLVLADLSIGVFLWIAISSIAPIGLLMSGYGSNNKYSFLGGLRAAAQSISYEIPLTLCVLSISLLSNSSSTVDIVEAQSKYGFWGWNLWRQPIGFIVFLISSLAECERLPFDLPEAEEELVAGYQTEYSGIKFGLFYVASYLNLLVSSLFVTVLYLGGWNLSIPYILVPELFEINKTGRVFGTIIGIFITLAKTYLFLFISITTRWTLPRMRMDQLLNLGWKFLLPIALGNLLLTTSSQLLSL, via the exons ATGATAATTAATACAATAGAAGTACAAGCTATCAATTCTTTTTCTAGATTAGGATCCTTAAAAGAAGTCTATGGGATCATATGGATGTTTGTTCCTATTTTGACTCTTGTATTAGGAATTACAATCGGTGTACTAGTAATTGTTTGGTTAGAAAGAGAAATATCCGCAGGGATACAACAACGTATTGGACCTGAATATGCTGGCCCTTTGGGAATTCTTCAAGCGCTAGCAGATGGGACAAAATTGCTTTTCAAAGAGAATCTTCTTCCGTCTAGAGGAGATACTCGTTTATTCAATATTGGACCATCTATAGCAGTCATATCAATTTTATTGAGTTATTCAGTAATTCCTTTTGGCTATCGTCTTGTTCTAGCCGATCTCAGTATCGGTGTTTTTTTATGGATTGCCATTTCAAGCATTGCTCCTATTGGACTTCTTATGTCAGGATATGGATCAAATAACAAATATTCCTTTTTAGGTGGTCTACGGGCTGCTGCTCAATCAATTAGTTATGAAATACCATTAACTCTATGCGTATTATCAATATCTCTA TTATCTAACAGTTCAAGTACAGTTGATATAGTTGAAGCGCAATCAAAATATGGTTTTTGGGGATGGAATTTGTGGCGTCAACCTATAGGGTTTATCGTTTTTCTAATTTCTTCCCTAGCAGAGTGTGAAAGATTACCTTTTGATTTACCAGAAGCAGAAGAAGAATTAGTAGCAGGTTATCAAACTGAATATTCAGGTATCAAATTTGGGTTATTTTACGTTGCTTCGTATTTAAATCTACTAGTTTCTTCATTATTTGTAACAGTTCTTTACTTGGGCGGTTGGAACCTTTCCATTCCGTATATATTGGTTCCTGAGCTTTTTGAAATAAATAAAACAGGAAGAGTCTTTGGAACAATAATCGGTATCTTTATTACATTAGCTAAAACTTATTTGTTCTTGTTCATTTCTATCACAACAAGATGGACTTTACCAAGGATGAGAATGGACCAACTATTAAATCTTGGATGGAAATTTCTTTTACCTATTGCTCTGGGTAATCTATTATTAACAACTTCTTCCCAACTTCTTTCGTTGTAA
- the ndhH gene encoding NADH-plastoquinone oxidoreductase subunit 7 produces the protein MIASATRKDLMIVNMGPHHPSMHGVLRLIVTLDGEDVIDCEPILGYLHRGMEKIAENRTIIQYLPYVTRWDYLATMFTEAITVNAPEQLGNIQVPKRASYIRVIMLELSRIASHLLWLGPFMADIGAQTPFFYIFRERELIYDLFEAATGMRMMHNYFRIGGIAADLPHGWIDKCLDFCDYFLRGVAEYQKLITRNPIFLERVEGVGTIGGEEAINWGLSGPMLRASGIQWDLRKVDHYECYDEFDWEVQWQKEGDSLARYLVRISEMTESIKIIQQALEAIPGGPYENLEIRRFDKVRNPEWNDFEYRFISKKPSPTFELSKQELYVRVEAPKGELGIFLIGDQNVFPWRWKIRPPGFVNLQILPQLVKRMKLADIMTILGSIDIIMGEVDR, from the coding sequence ATGATTGCATCAGCTACAAGAAAAGACCTCATGATAGTCAATATGGGTCCTCACCACCCATCAATGCATGGTGTTCTTCGACTCATCGTTACTCTAGATGGTGAAGATGTTATTGACTGTGAACCAATATTGGGTTATTTACACAGAGGAATGGAAAAAATTGCAGAAAACCGAACAATTATACAATATTTGCCTTATGTAACACGTTGGGATTATTTAGCTACTATGTTTACAGAAGCAATAACCGTAAACGCACCCGAGCAGTTGGGAAATATTCAAGTACCTAAACGGGCCAGCTATATCCGAGTAATTATGTTGGAGTTGAGTCGTATAGCTTCTCATTTGTTATGGCTTGGCCCTTTTATGGCAGATATTGGTGCCCAGACCCCCTTCTTCTATATTTTTCGAGAAAGAGAATTGATATATGACCTATTCGAAGCTGCCACCGGTATGCGAATGATGCATAATTATTTTCGTATTGGAGGAATAGCTGCTGATCTACCTCATGGCTGGATAGATAAATGTTTGGATTTTTGCGATTATTTTTTAAGAGGGGTTGCTGAATATCAAAAGCTTATTACACGGAATCCCATTTTTTTAGAACGAGTTGAGGGGGTAGGCACTATTGGTGGAGAGGAAGCAATAAATTGGGGTTTATCCGGACCAATGCTACGAGCTTCAGGAATACAATGGGATCTTCGTAAAGTTGATCATTATGAGTGTTATGACGAATTTGACTGGGAAGTCCAATGGCAAAAAGAAGGGGATTCCTTAGCTCGTTATTTAGTACGAATCAGTGAAATGACAGAATCTATAAAAATTATTCAGCAGGCTCTGGAAGCAATTCCGGGGGGGCCCTATGAGAATTTAGAAATCCGGCGCTTTGATAAAGTAAGGAATCCCGAATGGAATGATTTTGAATACCGATTTATTAGTAAAAAACCCTCTCCGACTTTTGAATTGTCGAAGCAAGAACTTTATGTAAGAGTCGAAGCTCCAAAAGGAGAATTAGGAATTTTTCTGATAGGAGATCAGAATGTTTTTCCTTGGAGATGGAAAATTCGACCACCAGGTTTTGTCAATTTGCAAATTCTTCCTCAATTAGTTAAAAGAATGAAATTGGCTGATATTATGACGATACTAGGTAGCATAGATATCATTATGGGAGAAGTTGATCGTTGA
- the rps15 gene encoding ribosomal protein S15 yields MVKNSFISVISQKEKEENRGSVEFQVFSFTNKIRRLTSHLELHKKDYSSQRGLRKILGKRQRLLAYLSKKNRVRYKELIGQLNIRETKTR; encoded by the coding sequence ATGGTAAAAAATTCATTCATTTCAGTTATTTCACAAAAAGAAAAAGAAGAAAACAGAGGGTCTGTTGAATTTCAAGTATTCAGTTTTACCAATAAGATAAGAAGACTTACTTCACATTTGGAATTGCACAAAAAAGACTATTCATCTCAGAGAGGTCTGCGGAAAATTCTGGGAAAACGTCAACGCCTGCTAGCTTATTTGTCAAAAAAAAATAGAGTACGTTATAAAGAATTAATTGGTCAGTTGAATATTCGAGAGACAAAAACTCGTTAA